TGATGTTCGCCAATCAGCTACGGCAGTAGCTGCAAAACAAGCCTTAACGGTTTTTATCGATAAGTGGGGTAAAAAGTATCCTAGCCTTAAGAAGCTTGCGCAAGAGGAGAATTTATTTACCTATTACGCTTTCCCCAAGGCCGTTCGTCATAGTATTTACTCAACCAACCTAATCGAATCTTTTAACAAGGTCTTCAAATCCAATCTCAGGAAGAAGCAACAATTTCCAAACGAGGATTCTCTAGCAAGGTTTACCGTCACTCAGTGTTTAGATTATAACGACCGCAATACCAATCGGACGCATCGCGGTTTTGCCAGTTGCCGGGACACTTTCGACTCAATGTTTGAGTAAACTAACTTAGAAGACTAGTCATACAAAGACGAGTTTACACAAGATTCTTGACACACCCTTGGATACGTTCATGGAATGATAAACGAAAGGTTAAACTACAATATAATCTTGATGAATATAAATTGGCATTATATAAGAATATAAACCAAATTCCTAATGATGAAATGAAAGAGCCAGATTTAAGTATCTTGGGTCCTGCATTAGATGCTACTAAGTATTATATTGAGGATAAAACGATGCGGGATTTATTTGCTCATGTTGCTGCCGGTGCGATGGACTCTCGACTAGATGGCATAAATCGGTCAGCATTTGTCGAGTTTATTAAACAGATGACGCCTTTGGATGCAAGAATATTGAGACAGATGCAAACGGAAGTGTTGATTAAAAACGGAGATAAGACTTTACACATTGCAGCAGGAGGGCCAATACCGATAATTGATGTTAGTTCCAGAGATGATAGAAGTATGCAGATAATAAATGAAAACATTGTTCCTGATTCTCTGGTAGATACACTAAAGGTAAAAGGATTTTCTGAGGTGGCATCTTCAATTGATAATCTTAGTAGATTATCAATTATTGAAAAGCATATTGGTGGATTAAGTAGTTGGAGAATGAAATCTATTACAGAGTGGTTTAAAAATAACAGTGCTGTCATGTTAGCACAGGAAAACTTAGAAAAAGAGCGTGAACAATATAGATCAGATATTCATAAGCGAGATAATAGAGAAATTGTCGAAAAAGACGGTGTAAAGACAATAAAGACCTATGCGTTCACGGAAGACCTAGATGCTGGATTACGACAAGCTGAACAACGAAGAATTGTTAAAGAGAATGCATTTATAAGGTAGATTGCAAATTTAATCCGAATTTTTGGACAAATTGGTCAGCATAACCTGATACGGTGTTTGCCAGTCGAGTATTTTAAGCGGTCGCTGGTTAATTTGGAGTAACGTCGTCGTTAAATCTTGAGCACTAATGTGCTCAAAACGAGTCCCCTTAGGATAAAAATAACGTAAATTCCGATTAAAGCGTTCATTACTACCACGTTCAGCTGGCGTATAAGCATGACAGTAATAGGTCTTAATACCATATTTGTCAATAGCGGCGTAGAAATGTTGGAAAATGGCGGTTTAAAAATGTAGGTTTTTGGCGGTTAGTTTGTTGCTTTTAGGCGGTATGATTTTCCAGTTATCTTGATGATATGGGAATGATGAACTAAGCGGTCTAGAATGGCAGCGGTGACTGTTGGATTCTTGAAAATCTCGACCCATGTTGAAAGCTCGCTATTGCTAGTAATTATCGTTGAGTGTCGTTCATATCGCGCATTAATTAACTGAAAAAGAAGGTTGGCTTCGTCATGTTCTACTGGTAAATAGCCGATCTCGTCGATAATCAATAAGTCATATCGTGCATAACGGTTAATACAACGGTCTAGGGCGCCCTTCTCGTAAGCCGTATGCAGCCTTAGTAAGAGGTCATGACAGTTGATAAATAGGGTTCGTTTTCCTTGCTGACAGGCCGCCATGCCTATTCCAATGGCTAGATGCGTCTTACCGACGCCCGGACTACCGATAAAGACTAAGTTTTCTTGTTTCTCCAAGAACGCTAAGTCGCTAAAACTCTTTATTTTCTGCTGATTAATACTGGGCTGAAATGAGAAGTCAAAAGTTCTCAAAGATTTATTCTGGGGGAACCTTGCTCGTTCAACTATTCGTTGAACTTGACGTTGTTCTTGCCATTCAAGCTCCACGTCAGTGAGCTTAAGCATAGCCTCTGTAAATGAGAGTTCTTGCTCGTTGATTTGATCAAGAAAGTTTGGTAAGTACGCATGCATCTTGGCTAAACCCAAAGTATCTAAG
Above is a window of Levilactobacillus zymae DNA encoding:
- the istB gene encoding IS21-like element helper ATPase IstB, with protein sequence MNSKFQELMTNLDTLGLAKMHAYLPNFLDQINEQELSFTEAMLKLTDVELEWQEQRQVQRIVERARFPQNKSLRTFDFSFQPSINQQKIKSFSDLAFLEKQENLVFIGSPGVGKTHLAIGIGMAACQQGKRTLFINCHDLLLRLHTAYEKGALDRCINRYARYDLLIIDEIGYLPVEHDEANLLFQLINARYERHSTIITSNSELSTWVEIFKNPTVTAAILDRLVHHSHIIKITGKSYRLKATN